The Vicia villosa cultivar HV-30 ecotype Madison, WI linkage group LG1, Vvil1.0, whole genome shotgun sequence genome includes a region encoding these proteins:
- the LOC131637742 gene encoding protein NRT1/ PTR FAMILY 6.3-like → MSTLPQTQGQTIQDAWDSKGHPADRSKTGGWTSSAMILGSEACERLTTMGIAVNLVTYLTGTMHLGNASSANTVTNFMGTCFMLCLLGGFLADTFIGRYLTIAIFATVEAIGVTILTISTIVPSFRPPKCTQNSPKSCEPANNLQLTVLYTALYVTALGIGGLKSSVSGFGSDQFDDSNEGEKKQMVKFFNWFFFFISIGSLTAVTVLVYIQDHVGRDWGYGLCACAIVVALFVFLSGTKRYRFKKLVGSPLTQIAVVFVAAWRKRKMELPYDSSLLYNLDDFEDHDLRKKKQMLPHSKQFRFLDKAAIKEPKTDGNEINVVGKWNLSTLTDVEEVKLVLRMLPIWATTIMFWTVYAQMTTFSVSQATTLNRHIGKSFQIPPASLTAFFIGSILLTIPIYDRIIVPITRKIFNNPHGLTPLQRIGIGLVFSICAMVAAALTESKRMRMVHLHNLTHDPNSEIPMSVFWLVPQFFFVGSGEAFTYIGQLDFFLRECPKGMKTMSTGLFLSTLSLGFFFSSLLVTLVHKVTGQHKPWLADNLNQGKLYDFYWLLALLSGLNLVIYLLCANWYVYKDKRLAEEGIELEEADTAYHG, encoded by the exons ATGAGTACTCTTCCTCAAACTCAAGGGCAAACCATTCAAGATGCCTGGGATTCCAAGGGTCATCCCGCAGATAGGTCCAAAACTGGTGGTTGGACATCATCTGCAATGATCTTAG GTTCAGAAGCATGTGAGAGGTTAACAACAATGGGTATAGCTGTAAACTTGGTGACATATTTGACTGGTACCATGCATTTAGGAAACGCTTCCTCTGCCAatacagtcaccaatttcatggGAACATGTTTTATGCTCTGTTTGCTAGGTGGTTTTCTAGCAGACACTTTTATTGGAAG ATACCTCACCATAGCCATCTTTGCAACTGTTGAAGCAATT GGTGTTACAATCTTGACAATATCAACAATAGTTCCAAGCTTCCGTCCACCAAAATGCACACAAAACAGTCCCAAATCCTGCGAACCAGCAAACAACCTACAACTAACAGTTCTATACACAGCTCTCTACGTAACAGCACTCGGAATCGGCGGTTTAAAATCGAGTGTCTCCGGCTTCGGTTCAGATCAGTTCGACGATTCAAACGAAGGAGAGAAAAAACAAATGGTGAAATTCTTCAACTGGTTCTTCTTTTTCATAAGCATAGGTTCGTTAACAGCGGTGACAGTTCTGGTTTACATTCAAGATCATGTTGGAAGAGATTGGGGATATGGATTATGTGCGTGTGCTATTGTTGTGGCGCTTTTTGTGTTCTTGTCGGGGACAAAGAGGTATCGGTTTAAGAAACTTGTGGGGAGTCCTTTGACGCAGATTGCGGTGGTTTTTGTGGCGGCGTGGAGGAAGAGGAAGATGGAGTTGCCGTATGATTCGTCGTTGTTGTATAATTTGGATGATTTTGAAGATCAtgatttgaggaagaagaaaCAAATGTTGCCACATAGCAAGCAATTTcg ATTCTTGGACAAGGCAGCAATCAAGGAACCAAAAACTGATGGTAATGAAATCAACGTGGTAGGAAAATGGAATCTATCAACGTTAACAGATGTTGAAGAAGTAAAACTAGTATTAAGAATGTTACCAATATGGGCCACAACCATTATGTTTTGGACAGTGTATGCACAAATGACAACATTCTCAGTATCACAAGCAACAACGTTAAACCGTCACATAGGAAAATCGTTTCAAATCCCACCAGCTTCTTTAACTGCTTTCTTCATAGGTAGCATTCTCTTAACAATCCCGATTTATGACCGGATCATCGTTCCCATAACAAGAAAAATCTTCAACAACCCTCATGGACTAACACCTTTACAACGCATTGGTATTGGCTTAGTCTTCTCAATTTGTGCAATGGTTGCAGCAGCACTCACTGAATCGAAACGTATGAGGATGGTACATTTGCATAATTTGACACATGATCCTAATTCGGAGATTCCTATGAGTGTGTTTTGGTTGGTTCCACAATTCTTCTTTGTGGGGTCAGGTGAAGCTTTTACTTACATAGGACAATTGGATTTCTTCTTGAGGGAGTGTCCTAAAGGGATGAAGACTATGAGCACAGGATTGTTCTTGAGTACTTTGTCTTTGGGATTTTTCTTTAGTTCTTTGTTGGTTACTTTGGTGCATAAAGTGACAGGTCAGCATAAGCCGTGGCTAGCAGATAATCTTAATCAGGGGAAGCTTTATGATTTTTACTGGCTTTTGGCTTTGTTGAGTGGTTTAAATTTGGTAATATATTTGCTTTGTGCTAATTGGTATGTTTATAAGGATAAAAGACTTGCTGAAGAAGGCATAGAATTAGAGGAAGCAGATACAGCTTACCATGGATAG
- the LOC131634754 gene encoding protein NRT1/ PTR FAMILY 6.3-like produces the protein MSTTLPETQGQTVPDAWDSKGHPADRAKTGGWASSAMILGSEACERLTTMGIGVNLVTYLTGTMHLGSAYSSNIVTNFVGTSFMLCLFGGFVADSFFGRYLTIAIFGTIEAIGVICLAISTKIPSLHPPQCIQNSPNSCEPANNLQLAVLYTALYLTALGIGGLKSSVSGFGSDQFDDSNEVEKKQMVRFFSWFFFFISMGSILAVTVLVYIQDHLGRDWGYGLCACAIVLALLVFLSGTKRYRYKKLVGSPLTQIASVSVAAWRKRKLELPSDPSLLYNLDDVKDQDVTKKKQMLPHSNQFRCLDKAAIKEPKIDGNNAIVTKWDISTLTDVEEVKLVIRMLPIWATTIMFWTVHAQMVTFSVSQATTLKRHIGKSFQIPPASLTAFLTGSILVTIPIYDRIILPIIRKICNKSQRLTPLQSIGLGLAMSICGMVAAALIELRRMRMAHLHGMTENSKSVIPMSVFWLVPQFFIVGAGEAFTYMGQLDFFLRECPKGMKTMSTGLFLSTLSLGFFFSSVLVIVVQKVTAHHHPWLTDNINQGKLYNFYWLLAILSCLNLVIYLLCAKSYVYKDKRLAQQIIELEKADTADHA, from the exons ATGAGTACTACTCTACCGGAAACTCAAGGGCAAACCGTTCCAGATGCATGGGATTCCAAGGGTCATCCTGCAGACAGGGCCAAAACTGGTGGTTGGGCGTCATCTGCAATGATCTTAg GTTCAGAAGCATGTGAGAGGTTAACAACAATGGGAATAGGTGTAAATTTGGTGACATATTTGACTGGTACAATGCATCTAGGAAGTGCTTACTCTTCCAATATCGTCACCAACTTCGTTGGAACCTCTTTTATGCTCTGCTTGTTTGGTGGTTTTGTAGCTGACTCTTTTTTTGGAAG ATACCTTACCATAGCCATCTTTGGAACTATTGAAGCAATT GGTGTTATATGCTTGGCAATATCAACAAAAATTCCAAGCCTCCATCCGCCACAATGCATACAAAACAGTCCCAATTCTTGCGAACCAGCAAACAACTTACAACTAGCTGTTCTATACACAGCTCTTTACTTGACAGCACTTGGAATCGGCGGTTTAAAATCAAGTGTCTCTGGCTTCGGTTCTGATCAGTTTGACGATTCAAACGAAGTAGAGAAAAAACAAATGGTGAGATTCTTCAGCTGGTTCTTCTTTTTCATAAGCATGGGTTCAATTCTAGCAGTGACAGTTCTTGTCTATATTCAAGATCATCTTGGAAGAGATTGGGGATATGGATTATGTGCGTGTGCTATTGTTTTGGCGCTTCTTGTGTTCTTGTCAGGAACAAAGAGGTATCGGTATAAGAAACTTGTGGGAAGTCCTCTAACTCAGATTGCATCGGTTTCTGTGGCGGCGTGGAGGAAGAGGAAGTTGGAGTTGCCGTCTGATCCTTCATTGTTGTATAATTTGGATGATGTTAAGGATCAAGACGTGACGAAGAAGAAACAAATGCTGCCACATAGCAATCAATTTCGGTGTTTGGACAAGGCAGCAATCAAGGAGCCAAAAATAGATGGTAATAATGCTATAGTAACAAAATGGGATATATCAACGTTAACAGATGTTGAAGAAGTAAAACTAGTAATAAGAATGTTACCAATATGGGCAACAACCATAATGTTTTGGACAGTTCATGCACAAATGGTGACATTCTCAGTATCACAAGCAACAACATTAAAACGTCACATAGGAAAATCATTTCAAATCCCACCAGCATCTCTAACTGCTTTCCTCACAGGTAGCATCCTCGTAACAATCCCAATTTATGACCGTATCATTCTTCCCATAATAAGAAAAATCTGCAACAAATCACAAAGACTAACACCTTTACAAAGCATTGGTCTTGGCTTAGCCATGTCAATTTGTGGAATGGTTGCAGCAGCACTGATTGAATTAAGACGTATGAGGATGGCACATTTGCATGGTATGACAGAAAATTCAAAGTCCGTGATTCCCATGAGTGTGTTTTGGTTGGTCCCACAGTTCTTCATTGTGGGGGCAGGTGAGGCATTTACATATATGGGACAACTAGATTTTTTCTTGAGGGAATGTCCAAAAGGGATGAAAACTATGAGCACGGGATTGTTTTTGAGCACTTTGTCTTTGGGATTTTTCTTTAGCTCTGTGTTGGTAATTGTGGTTCAGAAAGTGACAGCTCATCATCACCCGTGGCTTACGGATAACATTAATCAGGGAAAACTTTATAACTTCTATTGGCTCTTGGCTATCTTGAGTTGTTTAAATTTGGTTATTTACTTGCTTTGTGCTAAGTCTTATGTTTATAAGGATAAAAGACTTGCTCAACAAATCATAGAATTAGAGAAGGCTGATACTGCTGATCATGCATAG